Proteins encoded together in one Carassius auratus strain Wakin chromosome 32, ASM336829v1, whole genome shotgun sequence window:
- the orc6 gene encoding origin recognition complex subunit 6, which produces MDKDLFRKLASKIGITAVKVLSQAEEYMRLSQVKCVGLGSVTATSKAIICLELAATSLKFPLDKEYAIKLSGLSPKVYSSNLKSMECMLGLQSNLGLRDLAVQYGCLEAVKVASQILQRYETTLPAAQQQDLDLSKPLFTTAALYAACKCMKIRADRKLASSSGAKKGIFDRLCTQFQKFGQEICNGPTSMEKPVKTAQKRQKTLTEILETEEDDGKISTSPKQERVEKTEEEETKNYEEWKRKILENALKAKPLDS; this is translated from the exons ATGGATAAAGACCTATTTCGTAAACTTGCTTCGAAGATCGGGATAACAGCTGTTAAAGTATTGAG tcaagcagaggAATACATGCGATTATCTCAAGTGAAGTGTGTTGGACTGGGTTCTGTGACAGCCACCAGCAAGGCCATTATCTGCCTCGAGTTGGCAGCGACTTCACTGAAGTTTCCTCTAGACAAG GAGTATGCCATCAAACTATCCGGCCTGAGTCCTAAGGTGTACTCCAGTAATCTGAAGTCTATGGAGTGCATGCTGGGCCTGCAGTCAAACCTGGGTCTCCGAGATCTTGCAGTGCAGTACGGCTGTTTGGAAGCAGTTAAAGTGGCCTCTCAGATCCTTCAGCG GTATGAGACCACTTTGCCCGCTGCTCAGCAACAAGACCTTGACCTGTCTAAGCCTCTCTTTACCACAGCAGCTCTGTATGCAGCATGCAA GTGCATGAAAATCAGAGCTGACAGGAAATTGGCTTCTTCATCTGGAGCAAAGAAGGGGATCTTTGACCGGCTGTGCACACAGTTTCAGAAATTCGGACAGGAGATCTGCA ATGGACCTACATCTATGGAGAAACCAGTCAAAACTGCTCAAAAGAGGCAGAAGACTCTCACTGAAATACTAGAAACGGAAGAAGACG aTGGAAAGATTTCAACATCCCCTAAACAAGAGCGAGTTGAGAAGACAGAGGAAGAAGAgacaaaaaattatgaagagtggAAAAGAAAAATCcttgaaaatgcattaaaagcaaAGCCACTAGATTCTTGA